A stretch of Tripterygium wilfordii isolate XIE 37 chromosome 11, ASM1340144v1, whole genome shotgun sequence DNA encodes these proteins:
- the LOC120009266 gene encoding paired amphipathic helix protein Sin3-like 2 isoform X2, with translation MKRMRDDVYAGSQFKRPFVSSRGESYGQTQIPGGGGGIGGGTGGGGGDPSQKLTTNDALTYLKEVKDMFQDQREKYDMFLEVMKDFKAQRTDTTGVIARVKELFKGHNNLIFGFNTFLPRGYEITLDEDGAPPKKTVEFEEAISFVNKIKKRFQSDDHVYKSFLDILNMYRKEHKDISEVYIEVAALFEDHPDLLEEFRRFLPDSSATHMSHIPYVRSSIQRYNEPSFATPSLHHVHMDKLRRRDRISISHADRDLSVDRPEQDEDKAMLKVHKEQKKRAEKESRYRRNCDQNDREAENNRDLEHIADRKKSARKIEGYGPNSNFPSFDERDTSKNMYSQAFVFCEKVKERLHSLDDYQAFLRCLSIYSKGIIKRNDLLNLVTDLLGKYPDLMEEFNDFLERCENLDGFLAGVMCKKLLCTDGHASRSLRADEKDKEHKREPENAKEKDRGREKYMAKSVQELDLSNCERCTPSYRLLPVDYPIAMASQRSELGAQVLNDHWVSVTSGSEDYSFKHMRRNQYEESLFICEDDRFELDMLLESVSSTAKCAEELLNKMNGNYLILDSPIRMEDYFTALNLRCIERLYGDHGLDVMDILRKNPTLALPVILTRLKQKQDEWTRCRSDFNKVWADIYAKNHYKSLDHRSFYFKQQDSKYLNGKSLVTEIKELKEKLQKEDDVILAFAAGNKQHLVPHFEYEYSDVSIHEDLYKLVQYSCKEVCSTKEQLNKVMRFWTTFLEPMLGVPSRPFETASSVDVGQASNTATNVTASSTEEGDGSPAPDALTSSSIKPATHVDESSLLGLAKCSSMRLENGDTMAKEDSMIRVDRVWKSDLTGDNLQLGREEKSTDMTDRISGYSIQVTSAQVAGDSSAPLTENSHRRTSAEVTTGHVAIPSTHGDAGIDDHKLKGRTDIAPSAKGEYAAKPILPPIGVPTNGTKVDRYHEGAAGPSKIEKEEGELSPNGDFEEDNFAVYENTGVQLMPKGKDLNESRQQKPAKEEELCCQDTGGIDADADDEDSENASEAGDDVSGSESADDECSGEEHGEEEDVEHDEVDGKAESEGEAEGMADTQFVGGDSTSLPSERFLLSVKPIAKHVPSGLINEERKDSRVLYGNDDFYVLFRLHQILYERILSAKTNSTGVEMKWRNSKDADSPDLYARFMSLLYNLLDGSADNAKFEDGCRAILGNQSYVLFTLDKLIYKLVKQLQTVATDEMDNKLLQLREYEKSRQPGKMIDSVYYENARSLLQEENILRLECSAAPSRLSIQLMDNVIEKPEVLAVSMDPDFGAYLHNDFLSVFPGKKEPHGIIMRRNIRKYVGFDEYSAMCMAMEGAKIFNGLECKIACSSYKISYVLDTEDFFFRLKRRRRNSSRDGSFYRDQTQSRMQHLFKFLSVS, from the exons ATGAAGAGAATGAGAGATGATGTTTACGCCGGGTCTCAATTTAAGCGGCCGTTTGTCTCTTCTCGAGGAGAATC CTATGGGCAAACTCAAATTCCCGGGGGAGGAGGAGGAATAGGTGGAGGGACGGGAGGAGGTGGAGGCGACCCATCTCAGAAACTCACTACAAATGATGCTCTAACATAtctaaaggaagtaaaggacATGTTTCAAGACCAGAGGGAAAAGTATGACATGTTTTTGGAGGTGATGAAAGATTTCAAGGCTCAAAG AACTGATACTACTGGTGTGATTGCAAGAGTGAAGGAATTATTCAAGGGGCATAACAACCTAATTTTTGGATTTAACACTTTCTTGCCAAGGGGGTATGAAATAACCCTTGATGAAGATGGGgctcctccaaagaaaactGTTGAGTTTGAAGAAGCTATCAGCTTTGTTAATAAGATAAAG AAACGTTTCCAAAGCGATGACCATGTTTACAAATCATTCCTAGACATTTTAAATATGTATCGGAAGGAGCATAAGGACATAAGTGAGGTCTACATTgag GTTGCTGCTCTGTTTGAGGACCATCCAGATTTACTTGAAGAGTTTAGAAGATTCTTACCTGATTCTTCTGCAACGCATATGAGTCATATTCCATATGTTCGAAGTTCTATCCAGCGCTACAATGAACCGAGCTTTGCTACACCCTCTTTGCACCATGTGCATATGGACAAG CTTCGTCGGCGGGATAGGATTAGTATTTCCCATGCTGACCGTGATCTTAGTGTTGATCGCCCTGAGCAGGATGAGGACAAAGCAATGTTGAAAGTGCACAAAGAACAGAAAAAGCGTGCTGAAAAAGAGAGTAGGTATCGGAGAAATTGTGATCAGAATGATAGAGAAGCAGAGAACAATAGGGACTTGGAACACATTGCTGACAGAAAGAAATCTGCCCGGAAGATTGAAGGTTATGGACCAAATTCAAACTTTCCTTCTTTTGATGAAAGAGATACTTCAAAGA ATATGTACAGCCAGGCATTTGTATTCTGTGAGAAAGTTAAGGAGAGGTTACACAGTTTGGATGACTACCAAGCATTCCTGAGATGCCTCAGTATTTATAGCAAAGGAATTATTAAAAGGAATGATTTGCTAAATTTG GTGACTGATTTACTTGGAAAGTATCCTGATCTTATGGAAGAGTTCAATGACTTCCTGGAGCGTTGTGAGAATCTAG ATGGTTTCCTTGCTGGCGTTATGTGTAAAA AATTACTGTGTACTGATGGACATGCATCGAGATCATTGAGGGCTGATGAAAAAGACAAAGAGCACAAGCGTGAACCGGAAAATGCTAAAGAAAAGGATAGAGGCAGAGAGAAATATATGGCAAAATCAGTTCAAGAGCTTGACCTTTCTAATTGTGAACGCTGTACTCCAAGTTACCGGCTTCTGCCAGTGGAT TATCCAATAGCCATGGCTAGCCAGAGATCTGAGCTTGGTGCTCAAGTGTTGAATGACCACTGGGTTTCGGTGACTTCCGGAAGTGAGGATTACTCTTTTAAACACATGCGCAGAAATCAGTATGAGGAAAGCTTATTTATATGTGAAGATGATAG GTTTGAGCTGGACATGCTGTTAGAGTCTGTGAGCTCTACTGCCAAGTGTGCCGAGGAATTGTTGAACAAGATGAATGGAAATTACCTTATTCTGGACTCCCCAATCCGGATGGAGGACTACTTTACTG CTTTAAATCTTAGGTGCATCGAACGTTTATATGGTGACCATGGTCTTGATGTGATGGACATATTGCGGAAGAACCCAACTCTTGCCCTGCCTGTTATTTTAACTCGTCTGAAGCAAAAGCAAGACGAATGGACGAGGTGTCGCTCAGATTTTAATAAGGTCTGGGCTGACATATACGCTAAAAACCATTACAAATCACTTGATCATCGCAGCTTCTATTTCAAGCAACAGGATTCAAAGTACTTGAATGGGAAAT CTCTGGTGACTGAGATCAAGGAGTTGAAAGAGAAGCTACAGAAAGAGGATGATGTTATTCTTGCTTTTGCTGCTGGAAATAAACAACATTTGGTTCCACATTTTGAATATGAATACTCTGATGTCAGCATTCATGAAGATTTGTATAAACTTGTTCAATATTCATGTAAAGAGGTTTGCTCAACTAAAGAACAATTGAACAAAGTTATGAGGTTTTGGACTACCTTCTTGGAGCCCATGCTGGGTGTTCCTTCACGGCCTTTTGAGACAGCCAGTTCTGTTGATGTTGGACAAGCTAGCAATACTGCTACAAATGTTACCGCATCTAGCACAGAAGAAGGTGATGGTAGTCCTGCTCCAGATGCGTTGACAAGTAGTTCCATAAAACCAGCCACTCATGTGGATGAAAGCTCTTTATTAGGACTAGCAAAATGTTCCAGCATGAGGTTGGAAAATGGAGATACTATGGCTAAAGAAGATAGTATGATTCGTGTAGATCGTGTATGGAAAAGTGATCTGACAGGTGATAATCTACAGCTtggaagagaggagaagagtaCTGATATGACTGACAGAATTTCTGGATATAGCATACAAGTTACCTCTGCTCAAGTAGCTGGAGATTCCAGTGCGCCACTGACAGAAAACAGCCATCGAAGAACCAGTGCCGAAGTGACAACAG GGCATGTTGCGATCCCATCTACACATGGTGATGCTGGCATTGATGACCACAAGCTAAAAGGTAGAACAGATATTGCACCTTCAGCAAAG GGTGAATATGCTGCAAAACCAATTTTACCTCCAATTGGAGTGCCTACAAATGGCACTAAAGTTGATAGATATCACGAAGGTGCTGCTGGGCCCtccaaaattgaaaaagaagagGGTGAGTTATCACCTAATGGTGATTTTGAGGAGGACAATTTCGCTGTCTATGAAAATACTGGTGTACAGTTAATGCCCAAAGGAAAGGACCTTAATGAAAGTAGGCAACAAAAACCGGCAAAGGAGGAGGAATTATGTTGTCAGGATACTGGAGGAATCGATGCAGATGCTGATGATGAGGACAGTGAAAATGCTTCTGAGGCTGGTGATGATGTTTCAGGCAGTGAATCTGCTGATGATGAGTGCTCTGGAGAAGAGCATGGAGAGGAGGAAGATGTTGAACATGATGAAGTAGATGGTAAGGCTGAGAGTGAAGGTGAAGCTGAGGGCATGGCTGATACACAGTTTGTTGGAGGAGATAGCACATCATTGCCATCAGAACGTTTTCTTTTGTCGGTGAAGCCTATTGCAAAGCATGTGCCATCAGGTTTAATTAATGAAGAACGGAAGGATTCTCGGGTTCTTTATGGAAATGATGATTTCTACGTCCTCTTCAGGCTTCACCAA ATTTTATATGAAAGAATTTTGTCAGCAAAAACAAATTCAACAGGTGTCGAAATGAAATGGAGAAACTCAAAAGATGCTGATTCTCCTGATCTGTATGCAAG ATTTATGAGCCTGCTATACAATTTGCTTGATGGCTCTGCTGACAATGCAAAGTTTGAGGATGGATGCAGAGCTATTCTAGGAAACCAGTCTTATGTGTTATTCACACTGGACAAGTTAATATATAAATTGGTCAAGCAG CTTCAAACTGTTGCAACCGATGAGATGGACAATAAGCTTCTTCAGCTGCGTGAGTATGAGAAATCCCGACAACCTGGGAAGATGATTGATTCAGTGTATTATGAGAATGCACGTTCCCTCCTTCAAGAGGAGAATATATTGCGACTAGAATGT TCAGCTGCCCCATCCCGTTTATCCATCCAGTTGATGGACAATGTAATTGAGAAGCCTGAGGTGTTGGCTGTTTCCATGGATCCTGATTTTGGGGCTTATCTGCACAACGATTTTCTGTCTGTATTTCCCGGCAAAAAGGAGCCACATGGCATTATAATGCGAAG AAACATTCGCAAATATGTTGGCTTTGATGAATATTCTGCTATGTGCATGGCCATGGAAGGTGCTAAAATTTTCAATGGCCTTGAGTGTAAGATAGCTTGCAGCTCATACAAG ATCTCATATGTTTTGGACACAGAAGATTTTTTCTTTCgtttgaaaagaagaagaagaaattcgtCAAGGGACGGATCTTTCTATCGTGATCAAACTCAGTCTAGAATGCAACACTTGTTCAAATTCTTATCGGTCTCGTGA
- the LOC120009266 gene encoding paired amphipathic helix protein Sin3-like 2 isoform X4: MKRMRDDVYAGSQFKRPFVSSRGESSYGQTQIPGGGGGIGGGTGGGGGDPSQKLTTNDALTYLKEVKDMFQDQREKYDMFLEVMKDFKAQRTDTTGVIARVKELFKGHNNLIFGFNTFLPRGYEITLDEDGAPPKKTVEFEEAISFVNKIKKRFQSDDHVYKSFLDILNMYRKEHKDISEVYIEVAALFEDHPDLLEEFRRFLPDSSATHMSHIPYVRSSIQRYNEPSFATPSLHHVHMDKDEDKAMLKVHKEQKKRAEKESRYRRNCDQNDREAENNRDLEHIADRKKSARKIEGYGPNSNFPSFDERDTSKNMYSQAFVFCEKVKERLHSLDDYQAFLRCLSIYSKGIIKRNDLLNLVTDLLGKYPDLMEEFNDFLERCENLDGFLAGVMCKKLLCTDGHASRSLRADEKDKEHKREPENAKEKDRGREKYMAKSVQELDLSNCERCTPSYRLLPVDYPIAMASQRSELGAQVLNDHWVSVTSGSEDYSFKHMRRNQYEESLFICEDDRFELDMLLESVSSTAKCAEELLNKMNGNYLILDSPIRMEDYFTALNLRCIERLYGDHGLDVMDILRKNPTLALPVILTRLKQKQDEWTRCRSDFNKVWADIYAKNHYKSLDHRSFYFKQQDSKYLNGKSLVTEIKELKEKLQKEDDVILAFAAGNKQHLVPHFEYEYSDVSIHEDLYKLVQYSCKEVCSTKEQLNKVMRFWTTFLEPMLGVPSRPFETASSVDVGQASNTATNVTASSTEEGDGSPAPDALTSSSIKPATHVDESSLLGLAKCSSMRLENGDTMAKEDSMIRVDRVWKSDLTGDNLQLGREEKSTDMTDRISGYSIQVTSAQVAGDSSAPLTENSHRRTSAEVTTGHVAIPSTHGDAGIDDHKLKGRTDIAPSAKGEYAAKPILPPIGVPTNGTKVDRYHEGAAGPSKIEKEEGELSPNGDFEEDNFAVYENTGVQLMPKGKDLNESRQQKPAKEEELCCQDTGGIDADADDEDSENASEAGDDVSGSESADDECSGEEHGEEEDVEHDEVDGKAESEGEAEGMADTQFVGGDSTSLPSERFLLSVKPIAKHVPSGLINEERKDSRVLYGNDDFYVLFRLHQILYERILSAKTNSTGVEMKWRNSKDADSPDLYARFMSLLYNLLDGSADNAKFEDGCRAILGNQSYVLFTLDKLIYKLVKQLQTVATDEMDNKLLQLREYEKSRQPGKMIDSVYYENARSLLQEENILRLECSAAPSRLSIQLMDNVIEKPEVLAVSMDPDFGAYLHNDFLSVFPGKKEPHGIIMRRNIRKYVGFDEYSAMCMAMEGAKIFNGLECKIACSSYKISYVLDTEDFFFRLKRRRRNSSRDGSFYRDQTQSRMQHLFKFLSVS; the protein is encoded by the exons ATGAAGAGAATGAGAGATGATGTTTACGCCGGGTCTCAATTTAAGCGGCCGTTTGTCTCTTCTCGAGGAGAATC AAGCTATGGGCAAACTCAAATTCCCGGGGGAGGAGGAGGAATAGGTGGAGGGACGGGAGGAGGTGGAGGCGACCCATCTCAGAAACTCACTACAAATGATGCTCTAACATAtctaaaggaagtaaaggacATGTTTCAAGACCAGAGGGAAAAGTATGACATGTTTTTGGAGGTGATGAAAGATTTCAAGGCTCAAAG AACTGATACTACTGGTGTGATTGCAAGAGTGAAGGAATTATTCAAGGGGCATAACAACCTAATTTTTGGATTTAACACTTTCTTGCCAAGGGGGTATGAAATAACCCTTGATGAAGATGGGgctcctccaaagaaaactGTTGAGTTTGAAGAAGCTATCAGCTTTGTTAATAAGATAAAG AAACGTTTCCAAAGCGATGACCATGTTTACAAATCATTCCTAGACATTTTAAATATGTATCGGAAGGAGCATAAGGACATAAGTGAGGTCTACATTgag GTTGCTGCTCTGTTTGAGGACCATCCAGATTTACTTGAAGAGTTTAGAAGATTCTTACCTGATTCTTCTGCAACGCATATGAGTCATATTCCATATGTTCGAAGTTCTATCCAGCGCTACAATGAACCGAGCTTTGCTACACCCTCTTTGCACCATGTGCATATGGACAAG GATGAGGACAAAGCAATGTTGAAAGTGCACAAAGAACAGAAAAAGCGTGCTGAAAAAGAGAGTAGGTATCGGAGAAATTGTGATCAGAATGATAGAGAAGCAGAGAACAATAGGGACTTGGAACACATTGCTGACAGAAAGAAATCTGCCCGGAAGATTGAAGGTTATGGACCAAATTCAAACTTTCCTTCTTTTGATGAAAGAGATACTTCAAAGA ATATGTACAGCCAGGCATTTGTATTCTGTGAGAAAGTTAAGGAGAGGTTACACAGTTTGGATGACTACCAAGCATTCCTGAGATGCCTCAGTATTTATAGCAAAGGAATTATTAAAAGGAATGATTTGCTAAATTTG GTGACTGATTTACTTGGAAAGTATCCTGATCTTATGGAAGAGTTCAATGACTTCCTGGAGCGTTGTGAGAATCTAG ATGGTTTCCTTGCTGGCGTTATGTGTAAAA AATTACTGTGTACTGATGGACATGCATCGAGATCATTGAGGGCTGATGAAAAAGACAAAGAGCACAAGCGTGAACCGGAAAATGCTAAAGAAAAGGATAGAGGCAGAGAGAAATATATGGCAAAATCAGTTCAAGAGCTTGACCTTTCTAATTGTGAACGCTGTACTCCAAGTTACCGGCTTCTGCCAGTGGAT TATCCAATAGCCATGGCTAGCCAGAGATCTGAGCTTGGTGCTCAAGTGTTGAATGACCACTGGGTTTCGGTGACTTCCGGAAGTGAGGATTACTCTTTTAAACACATGCGCAGAAATCAGTATGAGGAAAGCTTATTTATATGTGAAGATGATAG GTTTGAGCTGGACATGCTGTTAGAGTCTGTGAGCTCTACTGCCAAGTGTGCCGAGGAATTGTTGAACAAGATGAATGGAAATTACCTTATTCTGGACTCCCCAATCCGGATGGAGGACTACTTTACTG CTTTAAATCTTAGGTGCATCGAACGTTTATATGGTGACCATGGTCTTGATGTGATGGACATATTGCGGAAGAACCCAACTCTTGCCCTGCCTGTTATTTTAACTCGTCTGAAGCAAAAGCAAGACGAATGGACGAGGTGTCGCTCAGATTTTAATAAGGTCTGGGCTGACATATACGCTAAAAACCATTACAAATCACTTGATCATCGCAGCTTCTATTTCAAGCAACAGGATTCAAAGTACTTGAATGGGAAAT CTCTGGTGACTGAGATCAAGGAGTTGAAAGAGAAGCTACAGAAAGAGGATGATGTTATTCTTGCTTTTGCTGCTGGAAATAAACAACATTTGGTTCCACATTTTGAATATGAATACTCTGATGTCAGCATTCATGAAGATTTGTATAAACTTGTTCAATATTCATGTAAAGAGGTTTGCTCAACTAAAGAACAATTGAACAAAGTTATGAGGTTTTGGACTACCTTCTTGGAGCCCATGCTGGGTGTTCCTTCACGGCCTTTTGAGACAGCCAGTTCTGTTGATGTTGGACAAGCTAGCAATACTGCTACAAATGTTACCGCATCTAGCACAGAAGAAGGTGATGGTAGTCCTGCTCCAGATGCGTTGACAAGTAGTTCCATAAAACCAGCCACTCATGTGGATGAAAGCTCTTTATTAGGACTAGCAAAATGTTCCAGCATGAGGTTGGAAAATGGAGATACTATGGCTAAAGAAGATAGTATGATTCGTGTAGATCGTGTATGGAAAAGTGATCTGACAGGTGATAATCTACAGCTtggaagagaggagaagagtaCTGATATGACTGACAGAATTTCTGGATATAGCATACAAGTTACCTCTGCTCAAGTAGCTGGAGATTCCAGTGCGCCACTGACAGAAAACAGCCATCGAAGAACCAGTGCCGAAGTGACAACAG GGCATGTTGCGATCCCATCTACACATGGTGATGCTGGCATTGATGACCACAAGCTAAAAGGTAGAACAGATATTGCACCTTCAGCAAAG GGTGAATATGCTGCAAAACCAATTTTACCTCCAATTGGAGTGCCTACAAATGGCACTAAAGTTGATAGATATCACGAAGGTGCTGCTGGGCCCtccaaaattgaaaaagaagagGGTGAGTTATCACCTAATGGTGATTTTGAGGAGGACAATTTCGCTGTCTATGAAAATACTGGTGTACAGTTAATGCCCAAAGGAAAGGACCTTAATGAAAGTAGGCAACAAAAACCGGCAAAGGAGGAGGAATTATGTTGTCAGGATACTGGAGGAATCGATGCAGATGCTGATGATGAGGACAGTGAAAATGCTTCTGAGGCTGGTGATGATGTTTCAGGCAGTGAATCTGCTGATGATGAGTGCTCTGGAGAAGAGCATGGAGAGGAGGAAGATGTTGAACATGATGAAGTAGATGGTAAGGCTGAGAGTGAAGGTGAAGCTGAGGGCATGGCTGATACACAGTTTGTTGGAGGAGATAGCACATCATTGCCATCAGAACGTTTTCTTTTGTCGGTGAAGCCTATTGCAAAGCATGTGCCATCAGGTTTAATTAATGAAGAACGGAAGGATTCTCGGGTTCTTTATGGAAATGATGATTTCTACGTCCTCTTCAGGCTTCACCAA ATTTTATATGAAAGAATTTTGTCAGCAAAAACAAATTCAACAGGTGTCGAAATGAAATGGAGAAACTCAAAAGATGCTGATTCTCCTGATCTGTATGCAAG ATTTATGAGCCTGCTATACAATTTGCTTGATGGCTCTGCTGACAATGCAAAGTTTGAGGATGGATGCAGAGCTATTCTAGGAAACCAGTCTTATGTGTTATTCACACTGGACAAGTTAATATATAAATTGGTCAAGCAG CTTCAAACTGTTGCAACCGATGAGATGGACAATAAGCTTCTTCAGCTGCGTGAGTATGAGAAATCCCGACAACCTGGGAAGATGATTGATTCAGTGTATTATGAGAATGCACGTTCCCTCCTTCAAGAGGAGAATATATTGCGACTAGAATGT TCAGCTGCCCCATCCCGTTTATCCATCCAGTTGATGGACAATGTAATTGAGAAGCCTGAGGTGTTGGCTGTTTCCATGGATCCTGATTTTGGGGCTTATCTGCACAACGATTTTCTGTCTGTATTTCCCGGCAAAAAGGAGCCACATGGCATTATAATGCGAAG AAACATTCGCAAATATGTTGGCTTTGATGAATATTCTGCTATGTGCATGGCCATGGAAGGTGCTAAAATTTTCAATGGCCTTGAGTGTAAGATAGCTTGCAGCTCATACAAG ATCTCATATGTTTTGGACACAGAAGATTTTTTCTTTCgtttgaaaagaagaagaagaaattcgtCAAGGGACGGATCTTTCTATCGTGATCAAACTCAGTCTAGAATGCAACACTTGTTCAAATTCTTATCGGTCTCGTGA